The genomic stretch GCAAGTCGAAGAATCCAAACCGCCGGAAAGTAAAACGACTGCTTTTTTCATACCCCTCTCTTGTCTTTCCACAAAATTTTATGAATTTGCAAACCGAATCGTACATTTAATTTGTCTTTTATTATCATATCCGCCAAAACGTTCGGATCAATTTTTTCTATGCAGGGAGAAAATATGATTTCACTTACGACCTCATGGTTTTCAATAAAATTTTTCGCCCAGTTATAGCCGTCAAATCCATCTATAACGAATTTCAACTCGTCGTTTTGAGTCAAATACCTAAGATTTTTGTATAAAAAATTATCTTTTTGCCCAACCCAAGGTAATTTTACATCGACTATTTTTACAACTTTCCTGTGCAAAATCGAAATATCTTTGCTTCCGTTCGTTTCAATTAAAACTTCAAATCCGTTTTCAAGCAATTTTTCGGCAAGAATCGGTGTTTCATTTTGCTCAAGCGGCTCTCCGCCCGTTATTTCCACAAGATTCCCGCCAAAATTTTTAATTATTTCAGTTAATTCTTCAATAGAATATTTTTTTTCCGCTTCGAAATTCACATATTTTGTATCACAGTAATAACATCCGAAAGAACAACCGGAAAGCCGCACAAACGTACATAATTTACCGGTACGTGTCCCCTCCCCTTGTATCGATACGAAAATTTCATTTACGTTAAGCATTTTTCATGTTTTTGATTAAAGCGAATTACGATACTATAAAAATTAAGGTCTTGATTTCTTTAACTTTTGCGAAATGTAATTTACCGCGTCACACAAAGCGATTTTTTCCTGTTCTTTACTGTCGCGATCCCTAATAGTCACCGTCCCGTTGCCTACAGTGTCGCCGTCAATCGTTATACACCACGGCGTACCGATTTCGTCTTGACGGGCGTAACGCTTGCCTATGGACGAGTTAATATCAATTTGTGCACTGACATCATCGTCAAGAAATTCACCGTAAAGTTTTTCGGCAATTTCAGGCATACCCTCTTTTTTCACTAAAGGCAACACCGCAACTTTCACCGGAGCAAGACACGGATGAAGTTTTAGCAGTACTCTTTTTTCTTCATTTTCGCCCTCTTCACTGTAAGCGTCAAGCAAAAACGCCAAAGTCGCTCTGTCGCCGCCCGCAGACGGTTCGATGACATACGGAGTATAATGTTCTTTAGTTTCTTCATCAAAATACGAAAGCGCTTTCCCCGAAAATTCACTGTGAGTTTTGAGGTCGAAATCTGTCCGATTTGCGATTCCTTCCAATTCTCCCCATTCAGGCTGCGCTTTGAACGGAAATAAATATTCGATATCCGAGCAACTTTTCGCATAATGAGCGAGTTTTTCTTTGGGATGGTCGTAAAAACGCAGATTTTCTTTTTTTATCCCGTAATCCAAATACCACTGCATCCGCTCGTTTTTCCATTTTTCGTGCCATTCTTCGTCACTGCCGGGTTTGCAAAAGAATTCCAACTCCATCTGCTCAAATTCCCGTGTGCGAAACGTAAAATTTTTCGGAGTGATTTCGTTTCTGAACGATTTGCCGATTTGCGCGATTCCAAACGGGATTTTTGCACGCGACGCTTGCTGAACGTTAACGAAATTCACGAAAATTCCCTGTGCGGTTTCGGGACGAAGATACACGGTCGTAGAAGAATCTTCGGCGGGTCCAAGAAAAGTTTTTAACATTAAATTAAAGTTTCTTGCTTCACTTAACTGTCCGCCGTTATCAGGATTAAATTCGCCGACGCTGTCTTTGATTTCGCAGGATTTCTCGCCCAAAAGTTCCGGCTTTTCTATACCGCGTTTGACGGAATAAAATTCACGCGCAGTCTTTTTGGCTTTATCGAACTCGCCTTTGTTTCGCGCCAAAACCTTGTAGAAATCGTTGCATTGCTTGCCGTTAATCGTAGATTTTGCACCGCAAAATTCAAAGACTGTTCCGCTTTCGGGCTCCAACTGGTCTTGACGGAATCTGCTGCCGGTAAGCAAACATTCCACGAGCGGGTCTGAAAATCCCGACAAATGTCCGCTCGCTTCCCAAACTCTTGGGTGCATAATAATAGACGAATCATGCCCGTAAACGTTGCCGTGTTTTGTAACCACGCTTCGCCACCACGCGTTTTTGACGTTTTTTTTGAGTTCCGCACCCATCGGTCCGTAATCCCAGCATCCACGTAACCCGCCGTATATTTCGCTTGATTGATAAATAAATCCTCTGCGTTTTGCCAAAGACGCAATCAGCGCAATTTTCTCCTGTCTTGGGTCTGCCATCATAACTCCCTGTTTATTTGCATAAATAAATTTTAATTTGTAACGAAAATACTATTTGGCGGGTGTAAAAAATTATCAATTCGCATAGTCTTTTCAATTGCAACACACAACAAAAATAGTATATTTGTGTTTTCAGACGAATGAGAAAAATTTACGGAGAAACTAATGGTAATTACCGGTTTGGCGCAATTAGCGTATAATCTTGAAAAATATGTCGGAAAAAAAAGAATCGCTGTTTTATGTCATGCGGCGTCGGTCGATGAAAAACTAAATCATATAATTGAAATTTTACAGAAAAAAAATGTGAAAATATCGGCGATTTTCGGACCGCAGCACGGACTTTTTGGACAAACGCAGGACAATATGATAGAATGGGAAAACCAAAGCGAATTAGAGGTCAATAGGCAAAAAGTTTATTCTCTCTACGGGCAAACAAGAACGCCTACAGACGAAATGCTTGAAAAAATCGACTGTTTAATTGTGGATTTACAGGACATAGGCGCACGTCCATACACTTACGTCTGGACACTGAAAGAATGCTGCAAAGTTTGCGAAAAACTCGGCATTGAAATTTTGGTTCTAGACAGACCAAATCCTATAGGTTTCTTTGACGAAGAAGGTGCGGTTTTACAGAAAGAATTTTTTAGTTTTGTCGGAGGCGCACAAATTAGAATGATTCACAAGAAAACAATCGGACAAATAGCGAAAATGTTTAAGGACGTTTATTTTCAGCGCCTGAATTTAAACGTTATCGAAATGAAAAATTACGATATAAACATGAAATTTGAAGAAACAAAACTTCCTTGGGTTATGCCGTCGCCGAATATGTCTACAATTGATACCGCTCTTGTTTATTCCGGGCAGGTTTTACTTGAAACTACAAATATTTCGGAAGGACGGGGAACCTGTAAGCCGTTTGAATTTTTCGGCGCGCCGTTTATCAAACCCAAAGAGTTTATTGAAACATTTAATAAATTCAAAATTGAAGATTGTGTCTTGCGGCGGCATGATTTTATTCCGACATTTAACAAATATTCAGGATTTGACAATCGAGTTTGTGGGAAAACAGATGAAAAAACATTGCAAAAATATAACTGCGTGGGCTTTCAAATTCACATTACGAATTTAATGAAATTTCATCCCGTCAAAACGAGCGTCGCGATACTGAAATCCATCGCGTTGACTTCGCCCGACGATTTTGCGCTCAACCCGCCGCCTTACGAATACGAATACAAAAATATGCCGATTGATATTGTGTGGGGAAATTCGCAACTGCGAAAATTTTTGTTTGATTCCTCGCTTGAAACATACGAATTTATGAATGAAATTTGTTAATTACAGATTTTATACGCCGTTTGGACTATTTTGAACGCCTTTCAATCGCTCAATCTCTTTTTGCGGCAATTCGCGAATTTTCCCATAATCCAAATTTCCAAGTTTTACCGATGCAAATTGCAGACGTTTCAACTGCAAAACCGTCGCGCCGAGCGCCTCAAAAATCCGTCGAACCTGTCGATTTTTACCCTCGTGCAAATCGACTTCATAACAAAAACTTTCACTGTCCCGATATTTGAATCTCAACGCGTCCGCCTTTAGAATTTCGCCGTTCTCTTCCACTCCTCTTCCTATGACCTTGCGTATTTCGTCGTCAAGCAATTCTCTGTCGGTTTTTACAAAATACACTTTTTTTATGCAAAATTTAGGATGAGTAAGCGCAAAAGCCAAATCGCCGTCATTTGTGAGCAGAAGTAATCCTTCCGAATTAAAATCCAAGCGTCCTACGTATTTAAGATTTTCGCAATTGGAAATTTTTAACTTTTTTAAAGCGTCATAAATCGTCGCCCGGCCATTCTCGTCGCTTCTGCTTACTATCA from Chitinispirillales bacterium encodes the following:
- a CDS encoding 7-carboxy-7-deazaguanine synthase QueE, whose product is MLNVNEIFVSIQGEGTRTGKLCTFVRLSGCSFGCYYCDTKYVNFEAEKKYSIEELTEIIKNFGGNLVEITGGEPLEQNETPILAEKLLENGFEVLIETNGSKDISILHRKVVKIVDVKLPWVGQKDNFLYKNLRYLTQNDELKFVIDGFDGYNWAKNFIENHEVVSEIIFSPCIEKIDPNVLADMIIKDKLNVRFGLQIHKILWKDKRGV
- a CDS encoding DUF1343 domain-containing protein, coding for MVITGLAQLAYNLEKYVGKKRIAVLCHAASVDEKLNHIIEILQKKNVKISAIFGPQHGLFGQTQDNMIEWENQSELEVNRQKVYSLYGQTRTPTDEMLEKIDCLIVDLQDIGARPYTYVWTLKECCKVCEKLGIEILVLDRPNPIGFFDEEGAVLQKEFFSFVGGAQIRMIHKKTIGQIAKMFKDVYFQRLNLNVIEMKNYDINMKFEETKLPWVMPSPNMSTIDTALVYSGQVLLETTNISEGRGTCKPFEFFGAPFIKPKEFIETFNKFKIEDCVLRRHDFIPTFNKYSGFDNRVCGKTDEKTLQKYNCVGFQIHITNLMKFHPVKTSVAILKSIALTSPDDFALNPPPYEYEYKNMPIDIVWGNSQLRKFLFDSSLETYEFMNEIC
- a CDS encoding rRNA pseudouridine synthase encodes the protein MCETIRINKYLAQCGAGSRRRCDEIILAQKVFINGEAALIGSQVNEEKDTVTIDGKEVFPISQKRYFAYHKPKGVIVSRSDENGRATIYDALKKLKISNCENLKYVGRLDFNSEGLLLLTNDGDLAFALTHPKFCIKKVYFVKTDRELLDDEIRKVIGRGVEENGEILKADALRFKYRDSESFCYEVDLHEGKNRQVRRIFEALGATVLQLKRLQFASVKLGNLDYGKIRELPQKEIERLKGVQNSPNGV
- a CDS encoding glycine--tRNA ligase; the encoded protein is MMADPRQEKIALIASLAKRRGFIYQSSEIYGGLRGCWDYGPMGAELKKNVKNAWWRSVVTKHGNVYGHDSSIIMHPRVWEASGHLSGFSDPLVECLLTGSRFRQDQLEPESGTVFEFCGAKSTINGKQCNDFYKVLARNKGEFDKAKKTAREFYSVKRGIEKPELLGEKSCEIKDSVGEFNPDNGGQLSEARNFNLMLKTFLGPAEDSSTTVYLRPETAQGIFVNFVNVQQASRAKIPFGIAQIGKSFRNEITPKNFTFRTREFEQMELEFFCKPGSDEEWHEKWKNERMQWYLDYGIKKENLRFYDHPKEKLAHYAKSCSDIEYLFPFKAQPEWGELEGIANRTDFDLKTHSEFSGKALSYFDEETKEHYTPYVIEPSAGGDRATLAFLLDAYSEEGENEEKRVLLKLHPCLAPVKVAVLPLVKKEGMPEIAEKLYGEFLDDDVSAQIDINSSIGKRYARQDEIGTPWCITIDGDTVGNGTVTIRDRDSKEQEKIALCDAVNYISQKLKKSRP